The Oceanispirochaeta sp. region CAGACATCTGGCTCCTGCCGCCCTGGCAGCCTCTACACCGTTAACGGCATCTTCCACGACCAGGCAGTCCCGGGGGTCTACACCCAGCAATCGGGCCGCCATCAGATAGATGTCGGGATAAGGCTTTTTCCTCTCTAAATCCAGGCCGTTGACGCAGGCGTCAAAGCGGTCCAGAGACAGGCCAATTTCATTCATGGTATAGATCATTTTGTCTTTATCGGCACTGGTGGCCAGTGCGGTTTTCAGACCTTTTTCTCTGCAATCGCCGACAAAAGCGGCGGCCCCAGGCAGCTCTTTGAGACGCCCGACGATGATTTCGCCATAAATGGCATAGGTTCTGGCTTTGGCCTCATCAATACTGGCAAGTTCAAAATTGTATGCCTCGGCGACACCACCGAGGTATCGGTCTTCACCGGCACCCACAAAGGGAAGAAAATCTTCGGGTTTCACAATCAGACCTTTTTCTTCAAACATCTTCATGGCGGCTTCGCAGATGAATTCTTCCGA contains the following coding sequences:
- a CDS encoding HAD family phosphatase codes for the protein MIKAVLFDMDGVLADSEEFICEAAMKMFEEKGLIVKPEDFLPFVGAGEDRYLGGVAEAYNFELASIDEAKARTYAIYGEIIVGRLKELPGAAAFVGDCREKGLKTALATSADKDKMIYTMNEIGLSLDRFDACVNGLDLERKKPYPDIYLMAARLLGVDPRDCLVVEDAVNGVEAARAAGARCLALTSSFTREELSGADWFASDLSEVPADVLKW